A window from Crocosphaera sp. UHCC 0190 encodes these proteins:
- a CDS encoding gluconokinase has translation MIYLIIGVSGSGKTTIGQALSHQLGYPFYDADDFHPPENIAKMSQGIPLTDSDRLPWLTAIKDVIDQYQQREKGAVITCSALKQSYRNFLGKNTQALIWIYLKGSYEQILNRLENRQKHYMKSGMLLSQFQSLEEPENAMIININLSIEDIIQEIILKFVP, from the coding sequence ATGATTTATCTCATCATCGGTGTATCGGGTTCAGGAAAAACCACTATCGGACAAGCTTTAAGTCATCAATTAGGTTATCCTTTTTATGATGCTGATGACTTTCATCCTCCAGAAAATATCGCTAAAATGAGTCAGGGTATTCCTTTAACTGATAGCGATCGCTTACCTTGGTTAACAGCAATAAAAGACGTAATTGACCAATATCAACAGAGAGAAAAAGGCGCAGTCATTACTTGTTCTGCCCTTAAACAGTCCTATCGAAACTTCTTAGGAAAAAACACTCAAGCTCTGATCTGGATTTATTTAAAAGGAAGTTATGAACAAATTTTAAACCGTCTAGAAAACAGACAAAAACATTATATGAAATCAGGGATGTTACTGTCTCAATTTCAATCTTTAGAAGAACCAGAAAATGCCATGATTATTAATATCAATTTATCGATTGAAGACATTATACAAGAAATTATTTTAAAATTTGTCCCTTGA
- a CDS encoding sugar ABC transporter substrate-binding protein has translation MVLTSINCIHKRPRLSPFRVIGISLLIGINSLLGACQKQNNSAIVTQNQEKNPSEFSQHKLCQPLDVDSIKESFQATKPWRIGYLLKTSSDPFWQQIDQGIKQVSQDFGIQATVKFTADKPNSTGDVKNQIALILDLIESKKVDGLIIAPEDSIQLVPVVEKATNKGITVIIIDTPIDTNQILTFVSFDNFQAGKMMGKWVIQQLEKSNPSAHNINVLILEGSLHEENTVERRQGFLEGLKTIKKADNLDILDMKSAVWETSKAKEITADWLKKFSDIDVIMAADDQMAIGASQAVAEAQRSGILITGFDGMNQGLNAIKEGKINATVNQIPEIQVKLMTQLMIDYLEGKRQYFPPCQLIWKNQTESSLIITLENIDQYLK, from the coding sequence TTGGTTTTAACATCTATCAACTGTATTCATAAACGCCCAAGACTAAGCCCGTTTAGAGTCATTGGTATATCACTCCTGATAGGGATAAACTCCTTATTAGGCGCGTGTCAAAAACAGAATAACTCAGCTATTGTAACTCAAAACCAAGAGAAAAATCCCTCAGAATTTTCTCAACACAAACTTTGTCAACCCCTAGATGTTGATAGTATAAAAGAGAGTTTTCAAGCAACGAAACCCTGGCGCATTGGTTATCTTCTCAAAACCAGTAGTGATCCTTTTTGGCAACAGATAGACCAAGGAATAAAACAAGTTAGTCAAGACTTTGGCATTCAAGCTACTGTCAAATTTACAGCAGATAAACCCAATAGTACAGGAGATGTCAAAAACCAAATTGCTCTGATTCTCGATTTAATTGAGAGTAAAAAAGTTGATGGCTTAATTATTGCCCCAGAAGACTCTATTCAGTTAGTCCCTGTGGTTGAAAAAGCTACTAATAAAGGAATTACTGTCATCATCATTGATACGCCTATTGATACTAATCAGATTTTAACCTTTGTCAGTTTCGATAACTTTCAGGCAGGTAAAATGATGGGGAAATGGGTGATTCAACAATTAGAAAAGTCTAATCCTTCTGCTCACAATATTAATGTTTTAATTTTAGAAGGATCATTACATGAAGAAAATACTGTTGAACGTCGTCAAGGATTTTTAGAAGGATTAAAAACCATAAAAAAAGCTGATAATCTTGATATTTTGGATATGAAATCCGCAGTTTGGGAAACATCAAAAGCTAAAGAAATCACAGCCGATTGGTTAAAGAAATTTTCAGATATTGATGTTATTATGGCAGCAGATGATCAGATGGCAATCGGTGCTAGTCAAGCAGTGGCAGAGGCCCAAAGATCAGGCATTCTTATTACTGGATTTGATGGGATGAATCAAGGATTAAATGCCATTAAAGAAGGAAAAATTAACGCTACTGTCAATCAAATTCCTGAAATCCAAGTCAAATTAATGACTCAATTGATGATTGATTA